In Diceros bicornis minor isolate mBicDic1 chromosome 24, mDicBic1.mat.cur, whole genome shotgun sequence, the following are encoded in one genomic region:
- the BDKRB2 gene encoding B2 bradykinin receptor, with the protein MFSAWKRLMFLSVHEDSGPIMASSSADVLNITSQVLAPALNGTLSQSSTCFPSEWWSWLNSIQAPFLWVLFVLAAFENLFVLSVFCLHKSSCTVAEIYLGNLAAADLILACGLPFWAITIANNFDWLFGEFLCRVLNTILYMNLYSSISFLMLVSIDRYLALVKTMSMGRMRGVRWAKLYSLVIWGCALLLSSPMLAFRTMREYRDEGHNVTACIIIYPSRTWEVFTNILLNFVGFLLPLCVISFCTVQIMGVLRNNEMQKFKEIQTERKATVLVLAVLLLFIVCWLPFQISTFLDTLLRLEILSSCWDEHVIDVFTQISSYVAYSNSCLNPLVYVIVGKRFRKKSREVYQGLCQKGGCMSEPNKTESSLGTLRTSVSVERQIHKLPEWVGSSPPRESSSGSGCQQGY; encoded by the exons ATGTTCTCAGCCTGGAAGAGACTAATGTTCCTGTCTGTTCATGAGGACTCTGGGCCCATCATGGCCTCTTCTAG TGCCGACGTGCTCAACATCACCTCGCAAGTCCTTGCGCCTGCTCTCAATGGGACCCTCTCCCAGAGCAGTACCTGCTTCCCATCTGAGTGGTGGAGCTGGCTCAACTCCATCCAGGCCCCCTTCCTCTGGGTCCTGTTCGTGCTGGCGGCCTTCGAGAACCTCTTTGTCCTCAGTGTCTTCTGCCTGCACAAGAGCAGCTGCACGGTGGCAGAGATCTACCTGGGCAACCTGGCCGCAGCAGACCTGATCCTGGCCTGCGGGCTGCCCTTCTGGGCCATCACCATCGCCAACAATTTCGACTGGCTCTTTGGGGAGTTCCTCTGCCGCGTGTTGAACACCATACTCTACATGAATCTCTACAGCAGCATCTCTTTCCTGATGCTGGTGAGCATCGACCGTTACCTGGCCCTGGTGAAAACCATGTCCATGGGCCGGATGCGCGGGGTGCGCTGGGCCAAACTCTACAGCCTGGTGATCTGGGGGTGTGCGCTGCTCCTGAGCTCGCCCATGCTGGCCTTCCGGACCATGAGGGAGTACAGAGACGAGGGCCACAACGTCACTGCCTGCATCATCATTTACCCATCCCGCACCTGGGAGGTGTTCACCAACATCCTCCTGAACTTCGTGGGCTTCCTGTTGCCCCTGTGCGTCATCAGCTTCTGCACGGTGCAGATCATGGGGGTGCTGCGCAACAACGAGATGCAGAAGTTCAAGGAGATCCAGACAGAGAGGAAGGCCACGGTGCTCGTCCTGGCCGTGCTGCTGCTGTTCATCGTCTGCTGGCTGCCCTTCCAGATCAGCACCTTCCTGGACACGCTGCTGCGCCTCGAAATCCTCTCCAGCTGCTGGGATGAGCACGTCATCGACGTCTTCACGCAGATCTCCTCCTACGTGGCCTACAGCAACAGCTGCCTCAACCCGCTGGTGTATGTGATCGTGGGCAAACGCTTCCGCAAGAAGTCGCGGGAGGTGTACCAGGGACTGTGCCAGAAAGGGGGCTGCATGTCGGAGCCCAACAAGACGGAGAGCTCCCTGGGCACGCTGCGGACCTCCGTCTCGGTGGAACGCCAGATTCACAAATTACCAGAGTGGGTGGGGAGCAGCCCACCGCGAGAGAGCAGCAGTGGGAGTGGATGCCAGCAGGGCTACTAG